A single genomic interval of Halomonas sp. GT harbors:
- a CDS encoding carbohydrate porin, which yields MPVAQYKKLLLIAAISMGMTTSTMAAVTYEDERGSLSFGGDVELDINAYNEHEGGVSLFRSQLGEPLDRDDRFNQDGRILLDISGERHHQGNFARFKLQPLWGTSGNAGLDDAWLAVGSERGTEIKVGRFEAFDLFPLGHDIFIQYSGTTSDSLYSDGQSYVYQAREGRGRGDSGQIVLSHRFGNDFYAEVATLMGDRSGLFDGDTYHGYRIDDDTKSAAIVRPVIAWQPGDWSFALGMETNVVSDSVVDERGADIGDRTGYGATASYNGGGLIVNFSLAHLEAHEESNSSIGVNTIWNNIGLGYIYARNQIDKVNPNIDVDQDMLTPAGRNESNTVYTSYRFANVLGLNDFDTYIGAYYSYVDHENDMNSSDTDRYGARIRLKYFF from the coding sequence ATGCCTGTAGCCCAATATAAAAAACTCTTGCTAATAGCGGCTATCTCAATGGGAATGACTACATCGACGATGGCAGCTGTAACTTATGAAGATGAGCGAGGCTCGCTAAGTTTTGGGGGCGATGTAGAGCTAGATATTAATGCCTATAACGAGCATGAAGGGGGCGTTTCTCTTTTTCGAAGCCAATTAGGTGAGCCCCTCGATCGCGATGATCGCTTCAATCAAGATGGGCGAATACTGTTAGATATTAGTGGTGAGCGCCATCACCAAGGAAACTTTGCACGGTTCAAGTTACAGCCGCTCTGGGGTACCAGTGGTAATGCAGGTTTGGATGACGCTTGGCTAGCGGTTGGTAGTGAGCGAGGAACCGAGATTAAAGTGGGTCGCTTCGAAGCCTTTGATTTATTCCCGCTGGGGCATGATATTTTTATTCAGTACAGCGGAACGACTTCGGATAGCCTCTACAGTGACGGCCAGAGCTATGTCTATCAGGCCCGTGAAGGGCGAGGGCGCGGTGATTCAGGGCAGATTGTGCTCAGCCATCGTTTTGGTAATGACTTCTACGCTGAAGTCGCCACACTGATGGGCGATCGGTCGGGCCTTTTTGATGGCGATACGTACCATGGCTACCGCATTGATGATGATACTAAGAGTGCCGCTATCGTTCGCCCGGTCATTGCTTGGCAGCCTGGCGACTGGTCATTTGCGCTGGGTATGGAGACCAATGTGGTCAGCGACTCGGTAGTTGACGAGCGGGGAGCCGATATTGGCGACCGTACGGGTTATGGTGCCACAGCCTCTTACAATGGAGGTGGTTTAATCGTCAATTTCAGTTTGGCCCATCTAGAGGCTCACGAAGAGAGCAATAGCTCCATTGGAGTAAATACCATCTGGAACAATATTGGTCTGGGATATATTTATGCGCGCAACCAGATTGATAAGGTAAATCCCAACATCGACGTCGACCAAGACATGTTAACCCCCGCAGGGCGCAATGAGTCGAATACGGTTTATACGTCCTACCGCTTTGCCAATGTGCTGGGGTTGAATGACTTCGATACTTATATCGGGGCTTACTACAGCTACGTTGATCATGAGAATGATATGAATAGCAGCGATACTGATCGCTACGGTGCTCGAATCCGCTTGAAATACTTCTTCTAA
- a CDS encoding sulfite exporter TauE/SafE family protein has product MLPDYSVIAWVLIVFSVYLTGVSKGGFAGGFGTLSVPLMALAISPTQAAGLLLPLLLVMDVFALKAWWGKQANAEVWRFVPGLVIGVTVGTLLFGSLSDEGVRLVLGVISVVFAVYMLLKPVAKKPISTRWALPAASVCGFTSFIAHAGAPPLNIYLMPRKLSKETFIATCTVIYAVVNVIKLGPYMWLGEVNVTSAWASLLLVPVAWIGVRNGLWLQSRVNEALFYRLVILAMFLVGINLVWQAVG; this is encoded by the coding sequence ATGCTCCCCGATTACTCTGTCATCGCGTGGGTGTTGATCGTATTTTCTGTTTACCTGACCGGCGTTTCAAAAGGCGGCTTTGCAGGCGGTTTTGGTACGCTTTCGGTACCGCTGATGGCACTGGCGATTAGCCCTACCCAAGCAGCAGGCTTGTTACTGCCCCTCTTGCTAGTCATGGATGTATTTGCGCTAAAAGCATGGTGGGGAAAGCAGGCAAACGCCGAGGTGTGGCGGTTTGTGCCGGGGTTAGTCATTGGCGTGACGGTTGGCACACTGCTGTTTGGAAGTTTAAGTGATGAAGGCGTGCGATTGGTGCTAGGCGTGATCTCTGTGGTGTTTGCGGTGTATATGTTGCTGAAGCCTGTCGCGAAGAAGCCGATTTCCACCCGCTGGGCGCTGCCTGCCGCCAGCGTTTGTGGGTTTACCAGCTTTATTGCCCATGCAGGTGCACCGCCGCTGAACATTTACTTGATGCCACGCAAACTCTCTAAAGAGACCTTTATAGCCACCTGCACGGTCATTTATGCGGTAGTGAATGTCATCAAGCTCGGCCCGTATATGTGGCTTGGCGAAGTCAACGTAACAAGCGCTTGGGCCTCGCTGCTGTTGGTACCGGTAGCCTGGATCGGCGTGCGCAACGGGCTGTGGCTGCAAAGCCGCGTCAACGAAGCACTGTTTTACCGACTTGTGATTCTGGCCATGTTCTTGGTGGGAATCAACTTAGTTTGGCAAGCGGTAGGTTAG
- a CDS encoding ABC transporter permease encodes MNNTVETTDQLEVVKKRKKKIPTEVSIFLVLVGIALLFEVLGWVVRGDSFLMNPQRLLIMILQMSIIGIIAIGVTQVIITGGIDLSSGSVLALTAMVTASFAQQSDYLRAVYPALTDLPWILPLLAGLLIGALAGLINGALIAFAMIPPFIATLGMMVSARGMARAYTDGQPVSMLTDQFTWIGSGANPVIIFLAVAVLFHIALKYTRYGKYTYAIGANPQAARVSGINVRRHLIMVYAIAGLLAGLAGVVASARAGTGQAGMGLMYELDAIAAAVIGGTSLAGGVGRIAGTVIGALILGVMLSGFTFLGVDAYYQDIVKGAIIIAAVVIDQYRQRRRLKTA; translated from the coding sequence ATGAACAATACAGTTGAAACCACCGATCAACTGGAGGTGGTCAAGAAGCGTAAAAAGAAGATTCCTACCGAGGTGAGCATCTTCTTAGTGTTGGTCGGCATCGCACTTCTTTTCGAGGTTCTGGGATGGGTCGTGCGCGGTGACTCCTTCTTGATGAATCCGCAACGCTTACTAATCATGATTCTACAGATGTCGATTATCGGCATCATCGCCATCGGTGTTACCCAAGTGATTATCACCGGCGGCATCGATCTCTCATCGGGGTCAGTACTCGCCCTAACGGCGATGGTAACCGCCAGTTTTGCTCAACAGTCAGACTATCTCCGCGCTGTCTACCCAGCACTCACCGATCTACCATGGATATTACCCTTATTGGCCGGGCTCTTGATCGGTGCATTGGCAGGCTTGATCAATGGCGCCTTAATAGCTTTTGCCATGATTCCCCCCTTCATCGCCACCTTGGGCATGATGGTGAGTGCACGGGGTATGGCTCGCGCTTATACCGATGGCCAGCCGGTGAGCATGCTTACCGATCAATTCACTTGGATTGGCTCAGGGGCCAACCCTGTGATCATCTTCCTGGCGGTAGCAGTGCTCTTCCATATCGCGCTGAAGTACACCCGCTATGGCAAATACACTTACGCCATCGGTGCCAACCCTCAGGCAGCTCGCGTCTCTGGCATCAATGTTCGTCGGCACCTCATTATGGTCTATGCCATTGCTGGCCTACTGGCGGGCCTGGCCGGGGTTGTGGCATCTGCTCGTGCAGGTACAGGCCAAGCGGGTATGGGCCTAATGTACGAGCTAGATGCCATAGCCGCAGCAGTGATCGGAGGGACGAGTTTAGCGGGTGGTGTCGGGCGTATTGCAGGCACTGTGATAGGTGCACTGATTCTTGGGGTAATGCTCAGTGGCTTCACCTTTTTGGGGGTCGATGCTTACTACCAGGACATCGTCAAGGGAGCCATCATCATTGCAGCCGTGGTCATCGATCAATATCGCCAACGCCGTCGCTTAAAAACCGCCTGA
- a CDS encoding EamA family transporter: MSPAALALVLFSVCMHAGWNVLGKRNAPSLAFFALAYGAGGVLLLPLVWLGPSLAALPNTFWGWLALSGLCQMLYMGGLAWAYARGEVSVLYPIARALPVVLVPLVSIALLGNRALDVGDGIGMALVVAGALCLPLSHPEARRLATYLTPAMGFALLAAAGTVGYSLIDKQALALMQIVGHSSLTAGAVFMVLQALMTLTWAIPLLMLLPTERRRLPAIRQQGLVMLVVTGLMMTCTYGLVLMALALTDEVSYVVALRQLSIPVGVLMGVLWLKEPASTAKAAGTLIMLSGLLLVAL, translated from the coding sequence TTGAGCCCAGCCGCCTTAGCGTTAGTGCTGTTTTCGGTGTGTATGCATGCTGGGTGGAACGTGTTGGGTAAGCGTAATGCACCGTCGCTGGCTTTTTTTGCCTTGGCTTACGGGGCTGGCGGTGTGCTGTTGTTGCCGTTGGTGTGGCTTGGGCCATCGTTGGCGGCGCTACCCAACACATTCTGGGGATGGTTGGCGCTTTCTGGATTGTGCCAAATGCTCTATATGGGTGGCTTAGCCTGGGCTTATGCGCGTGGGGAGGTCAGCGTTCTTTATCCCATCGCACGGGCGCTGCCGGTGGTGCTTGTACCGCTCGTATCCATTGCGCTGCTCGGTAACCGCGCGCTGGATGTGGGGGATGGCATTGGCATGGCCTTGGTGGTGGCGGGGGCGCTCTGCCTGCCGCTAAGCCACCCAGAGGCGCGTAGGCTAGCTACCTATTTAACACCAGCCATGGGGTTTGCACTATTGGCAGCAGCTGGCACCGTGGGCTATTCGCTGATAGATAAGCAGGCATTGGCGTTGATGCAGATAGTAGGCCATAGCAGTTTAACCGCAGGCGCGGTGTTTATGGTGCTACAGGCATTGATGACCTTAACCTGGGCGATTCCGCTGCTGATGCTGCTACCCACGGAACGTCGCCGGTTGCCCGCCATCCGCCAGCAAGGGCTAGTGATGCTGGTCGTCACAGGGCTGATGATGACCTGCACTTATGGCTTGGTACTAATGGCCCTCGCACTAACCGACGAAGTGAGTTACGTCGTGGCGCTACGCCAGCTCTCCATTCCTGTAGGTGTATTAATGGGCGTGCTGTGGCTAAAAGAGCCCGCTTCTACGGCAAAAGCCGCTGGCACACTGATCATGTTGAGTGGGCTTCTGCTGGTAGCACTGTAA
- the iolB gene encoding 5-deoxy-glucuronate isomerase has protein sequence MSSLLVRPTAPDAQGTVIDVTPESAGWTHVGFRVHKLAKGQRLEASSDNQEVCLVLLTGQATVTCGEHRFEDIGKRMDIFEQIPPYAVYLPDHVSYAVEATTDLELAVCAAPGHGNHAPRLISPDDIKQSTRGQGTNTRHVHDILPETEPADSLLVVEVFTPAGNWSSYPPHKHDVDNLPHESYLEETYYHRINPEQGFAFQRVYTDDRSLDETMAVENGCCVLVPKGYHPVGASHGYSLYYLNVMAGPKRVWKFQNDPDHEWLMNA, from the coding sequence ATGTCATCACTACTGGTACGCCCTACCGCCCCAGATGCCCAAGGCACCGTGATTGACGTTACCCCAGAATCCGCTGGCTGGACGCATGTTGGCTTTCGGGTGCATAAACTCGCCAAGGGCCAGCGCCTGGAGGCCAGCAGTGATAACCAGGAAGTCTGCTTGGTGCTGCTCACCGGGCAGGCCACAGTGACCTGCGGCGAGCACCGCTTTGAAGACATCGGCAAACGCATGGATATCTTTGAGCAGATCCCTCCCTACGCGGTTTATCTGCCTGACCATGTTAGCTACGCGGTGGAAGCGACCACGGACTTAGAGCTAGCGGTGTGCGCTGCCCCTGGGCATGGCAATCACGCCCCAAGGCTGATTTCCCCCGACGACATCAAGCAGAGCACCCGTGGCCAGGGCACTAATACCCGCCATGTTCACGATATTTTGCCGGAAACCGAGCCCGCCGATAGCCTGCTAGTGGTTGAGGTATTCACACCTGCGGGTAACTGGTCTAGCTACCCGCCACATAAACACGATGTGGATAACTTACCCCACGAATCATACCTGGAAGAGACCTACTACCACCGGATTAACCCTGAACAAGGGTTCGCATTTCAGCGGGTTTACACGGATGACCGAAGCCTTGATGAAACCATGGCGGTGGAAAATGGTTGCTGTGTGTTGGTTCCCAAAGGCTACCACCCTGTGGGCGCCTCTCATGGCTACTCGCTCTACTACTTAAATGTCATGGCGGGGCCTAAGCGGGTGTGGAAATTTCAAAACGACCCCGACCATGAGTGGTTAATGAACGCTTAA